TTACCTGTTCCTGCTTCCTACCTGCCCCAGGTATCTAATGGCTGTGTGAGCAAGATCCTAGGGCGTTACTACCGCACAGGTGCCCTAGAGCCCAAGGGGATTGGGGGAAGCAAGCCACGCCTGGCCACACCCCCCGTGGTGGCTCGAATTGCCCAGCTGAAGGGTGAGTGCCCAGCCCTCTTTGCCTGGGAGATCCAACGCCAGCTCTGTGCTGAAGGGCTCTGCACCCAGGACAAGACTCCCAGTGTAAGTGCCACCCTCTCCGACCCGGGAACCCGGGGCTGGCAGacaggcagcctggggagggagaaGATCCCTTTGTACTTGACAGTGGGGCCTTCCAGGCTGGGGGCTCACTTCTGACCCACAAGTCTCAAGTAGAAAGcgctggggagagaggaggcagccCTTGGGAAGGATGCGGGGCCaggacagaaggagagaaaagatgtTGGGAGCATCCTTGGGATGCACCCCTGAGGCTGTGCACCGTCTCCCCACTCAACACCCTGCACCCCCAGGTCTCCTCTATCAACCGAGTCCTGCGGGGGCTACAGGAGGACCAGAGACTGCCCTGGACGCAGCTCAATTTGCCAGGTGGGTCTTGGAGCTGTCTCCAGGAATGATCAGAGCCAAACCTAAGCATTTTACagttctcaaattcttttttttttcttttttctttttagggccgcacccgcagcatatggaagttctaaggctaggggtcaaattggagctacagccactggcctacgccacagccacagccactcgggatctgagctgcatcttcagcctacaccacagctcacggccatgcaggatccttaaccactgagtgaggccagggatggaacctgcaacctcatggttcctgatcggattcatttccgctgagtcacgatgggagctcctcaaactcctttatttttttggccatgagcggggcatgtggaagttcctgggccagagactgatcAAACTCCTTTCTTGTTCTTTCCCTGGGACACCCTCACCACAAAAGAGGACCTGGCAGGGAGTCTTATTCTCTCCTGGCAGGAGAAAACAGCCTCAGTGGAAGGGaagtgacttatccaaggtcaccaGCTAGGAGCTGGCAGGTCCTGGCACAGAAGCCAGCTCCCACAGCCCCTGGATTCACAGGATCtgctgaggaggaggcaggacggagtcctccacaccctctgcctCTTTCACAGCTTCTCAGAGCACTCTTCATGTCTGTGGGATCATGCAGAACTGGACCAAGCTTGAAGCTGTCTCCCTGCAAAATATTAAGCTTGCACCCACCATAACCCTGAGTGTGCCTCCTATGAGTGCCCCTGCTGTGAACCCCAGCAGTGCAGCCCTGCTCTTACATCCATGCTGTCCCCTGCCCATACCCCAGGACCCAGGGACCCAGGGACCCCATTTGACCAGAGGAATCACCACCACAAACACCCACCAGCCACTGTCTCCCCTTGCAGCTGTTTTGGCTCCAGTTCCTCCAACTCTGCATAGTGGCTCTGAGGCTCCCCGGGGTCCCCACCCAGGGACCAGCCACCGGAATCGGACTATCTTCTCCCCAGGCCAAGCTGAGGCACTGGAGAAAGGTTGCAGGGCTGGGGTGGACAGGGGGCCAGAGGGTGCTTGGTGGGACGCATGGAGCCAACGGCCCTGAGGCCTGTGGGCCAAGGCTGAGAGCTGGAGGCTGTGGGTGGCCCCGCCTCCAGAGGAAGGCTGTGCATCGCATTGCAGGTGGGCAGGGGGGCCTTCGGGGGAGACGGGCCTTGCTCCTCGCCCCGCGCCTTTGCTGTGTGAGCTTCCCTCTCTGTAGAGTTCCAGCGTGGCCAGTATCCTGATTCAGTGGCCCGGGGAAAGCTGGCTGCTGCCACCTCTCTGCCTGAGGACACGGTGAGGGTGAGCATGTGCCAATCACAAGGACGGGCCGGGAAGGCTTTGGGTTCCACTGAGGGGGAGCAGGGCCAAGAAGGTGGGGACAGATTTGTTTGGAGCAGAAATGAGACAAGAGCCTCCTGGTTCCCCATCTGCAGATCgctctcctttcctccccactCCAAGCCTCTGGGTTGAGGAGGCGCAGAGCAGGAGGGGTGGGCATCAGGTCTGATGAATGCCCTCTGGGTCCAGGTCCGGTGAGAACAGTAGGCGCTGGGTACTGGAACGCCCAGCCAGCTCTGCTGCTTCTGCCCTCCCTCAGATCTGGTTTTCCAACCGAAGAGCCAAATGGCGCCGCCAAGAGAAGCTCAAGTGGGAAATGCAGTTTCCAGGTGATTTCTCTGCCCATCCATCCACTCCACTCACCTATCCTCTCTTCCtttaatccatccatccatctgtccacccatccatccatcatccgtccatccatccatccatccaccaaatCCTCAGTGCTTCCCAAGCATGAGATCCTGTGTTAAATGCTGGGCTACACACAATCCCTGCTCTTCACTGTTCCCAATTTACTATTCCTGgggtttaatctttttttttttttttttttttttttgctttttagggccacacctgcaacatatggaagttcccaagctaggggtaggaTTGGAGCTTGTGttgccggccatagccacagccaagcagaatccttaacccactgagcaaggccagggatcaaacccacatcctcatggatgctagtcagctccttaacccactgagccacgatgggaattcctaatccTTCTTCCCTCATCTCCCAAGAGCCTGCCTTGGGGAGGAGGGCAGTTTAGGGTTGCAGCATTGCTTTCCTCCCAGAGGTGGTTGTTTCCCGGAACCTCCCTGCCTCTCACCACCACTCCTTTCTCCCCAgacccctttccttcctctgagtGGATCCACCCTTACCTCGTAGGTGCGGCCCAGGGTGCGAGTCTACCAAGTGCTTCCCCAGGGATCATCTCTGCACAGGTATCCAGGAAGGGGGGCATGGCCTGGGAAGACGGAAAGGGTCACTGCTCTCCCCATTTCCAGGGAAGGCCCCATCTCGAAGTCATGACTCCCCTGGGCCCTCACAGGGCATGCGTCCACACAGTGCCATCCTCCTAGTCAACTATGTGAATGGCTCCCTCTGGAGTTGTTCGGGATACAGCCTGcggtgtggggggcagggggtgcgtGTGCACCCCTGGGCTCCTAGTTGTGCTAAACAGGTGGCCTCACTGGCAGCTGAGGGTTTCCTCTTGCTTTTCTAGCAGTCCCCTGGCAGTGTGTCCACAGCAGTCCTGCCCGCCCTGGAATCCTTGGGGCTCTCCAGCCATCCGTTGTGCTGGGGGACAGCATCAGATGCCCCACCACAAGCCTGTCTCCAGCCCTGCTGGGGTAAGAATTCAGGCCAGGCCTCACTCCTGCAGGTGTGGGAAGGCGAACCACCTCCTTGACCCACAGGAGGGCTTGGCTCTCCAGTTGGGGTCATCAAAGGAGCCCCACAATGCAGCTTTCCTCATTCCCTGCACAGCCCACAGAACTGGGGAGACCAGTACCCCTTGAGTCTATACTACCATTGACAGCATAGCAGCAAGAGGGGGTGGGATTGGGATTCAAGTGTACGCCCAGGGTAGAGAACCATCGTCTGCCCCTCTCCCTGCCGTTGACTTTGAGGGGTGGAATGGCAGCCACAAGCCCAGGGTCACCCCCTTCATCCCTACAGGCTGCCTGCCCCCCACAGCTGAGCTCTCTGGATTCGGTGCTGCCTTGCCATCCttgcccttccttcccctgcccccagcgcCAGTCTTGGTGCCCCTCAGGCCTTGCTCTGGCTTGGCTCCCCACTGCGGGGCCTGGGATGAGGGAGAAGGTTCGGAGTGGaaaggagatggggtggggagcaTCTGATACCGCCTGCCCAAGCCGAGCGGTGCTCTGTTCTCCTTCCTGTGTCTCCTCCTGCCTGTGGACCTTGCCCCTCCTGTGTGTCACCTGCTTGGAGAAGCCGTGCCCACCTGCTTCTCACATTGGCCTTAAGAGGCTTCCAGTTGGCACTAATAAAAACACGTTTAAAATTAGCAGTAATTTTGTTGTCCATCACGTTTTTCCTATGAGCAATTGTACTCCCAGCCTTTGCTTTAACAATTATAAAGGATCATTTCAGGGatcatttctatagttttctACTAGATTcgacaataggagttcctgtcgtggcacagcgaaaacgaatccgacgaggaaccatgaggctgtgggttcgatccctggcctcgctcagtgggctaaaggatccggcgttgccgtgagctgtggcgtagattgcagacacggctgagatctggcgttgctgtggctgtggtgtaggctggtagctacagctctgatttgatgcctagcctgggaacctccatatgccatgggtgcagccctaaaacaaacaaaaaacaaaacaaaacaagtataaACAGTTTGCCTCTATCTACCTAATTCATGTATCTTTGTGTCTTTCTAGCTATCATCTAATATATTTATGTGTCTATGTAAGTAACTAGCTATTATCTGTCTATCCAGTCtgtctaatcttttttttttttttttgctatttcttgggccgctcccgcagcatatggaggttcccaggctaggggtctaatcggagctgtagccaccagcctacaccagagccacagcaacgcaggatctgagccgcgtctgcaacctacaccacagctcacggcaacgccagatcgttaacccactgagcaagagcagggaccgaacccgcaacctcatggttcctagtcggattcgttaaccactgcgccacaacgggaactccgggtctgTCTAATCTTTGTatttatctatgtgtgtgtgatctacgtatgtgtgtacatacacatctGTCTTGGAGTTTGAGTGCTCAAATACCCACAGGTATGCGTATGTCCACATACACACTGATAGTGCCTCGTGGCGCATTGCCCCTAAGTCCTCCAGCATGCATCTCCAAAAATAGGACGTTTTCTTACACACACTGTTATCACGTCTAAGAAAAGTTATAATAACGCCCTAATCTAAGAAAAGAGATGTCAACTCCTTAATAGCATATGTATTTTTTGCATAGCAGCAAACAAGAGTGGAAATGCCACTTTTTACAGCCTGCTCATCCCTttatatttcatgctcctgggacATGTTTTCATGCTTCTTCTTGGCAGTAAGTTCCAAACTGTCTCGATTTTGTCTCCCCGCAGAGAAATCTCTGGGCTCTTCCAGGGAAGCCTTGGGATGTAGGGACAGAGAGGGATATGGGGGAAGGGGGTGCACAAAGGGCTATTTGGAGTGGGGGATGGATCGTCCCTCCAAATTCTTACCTTTTTGAACAGCAGGGGATGGAATGACGACGGTCCAAAGCCAGGCAGGGAGCCCTGTGTGGGAGTACTGGTCCAGACATTGAAGTCTCTGTCatcaggtgttcccattgtggctcagcagaaacaaatctgactagtgtccatgaggatgtgggttcaattcctggctgcgcacagtggattaaggatctggcgttgccgcgagctgtggtgtaggtcagagtcTCGGCTgagatcacgcattgctgtggctgtggtgcaggccggcagctgtagccaattcgacccctagcctgggaacttccatatgctgcaggtgtggctcctaaaaagcaaaaaaacaaaaacaaaaagaggttcTATCATCAAATCCTCTGTGCTGCGCTGTTCCGTAAGTAGCCACCAACCACATGGGGCTATTTAACTGTAACTAAAATGAATAAGTCAGCTCCTCACTCACACTAGCCCCAAATCAAACACCCGGCAAGCACATGTGCCCATGGCTTCGGTACTGGACAGCAAATATCACGGAACATTTCCATCGGCACAGAAAATTCTAGCGGACAGTGTGGCTCTAGAATGAAATTGCAAGGGTCGCAGGGCACAGTGCCctgctctgctttctctccccTCAAGCCCTGCGGCACAGAATGTCAGGGTGATGGGCAAGGTTTTGTAGGGTGACAACTTCTCAGGAAGGCCTGAGAATATGCCATTCACTTCAGTGACCAAGCTGACCTCAGCAATGCAAGGAGCTGTCTGCTGAGGCCCCATGACTGAGCATTCAAGTGGAGGATGGATGGCCACTTGCAGGGAACAGAGCATAAGAGCACGTGCACgcgtgtacgtgtgtgtgtgtgtgtgtgtgtgtgtgtgtccctgggcACACGCATGTCTGTGCATCTGCTtgtggcctacaacacagcccacagcaactcagaatctgagctgcatctgcgacctacatagatgagctatgctggatccttaacctactgagagaggtcagggattgaaaccgccacctcatggttactagtcaggttccttctgcttcgccacaacaggaactctatttttttttgggagggggggttcatgtttttacaaaattatttcatatttcttcaaGAGAAAAATGCTTACAGAAACCTGACTTGATTCTCCTCTATGCAAAAGGAATCTCTCTcgttttctgttttctgcttttcttctcatTCGTCTTAAACCAGGGACTGATTATGGGGAGGTGCAATCTTCCTCAAATCGGGGTCAGGCATCACTgatatttgaaaatcttttaGGAGTTGTTTGAATGCTactttatagaatattgagtCAGCAATAAGTTATTT
This Phacochoerus africanus isolate WHEZ1 chromosome 16, ROS_Pafr_v1, whole genome shotgun sequence DNA region includes the following protein-coding sequences:
- the PAX4 gene encoding paired box protein Pax-4, which encodes MECPKPEGFIPGAPKGGRSQWSGLYNRRLIPSITPVASLLKSRDPRIPRQELTLGIFLVKEPVEVRSGPPGRTEAGAEQKLSPGPDHQHPWSQQGSQEPSIGDWDPPTEALTSLPAHRNLILEHKTLYPKTTVSERLHPKKPRFLQAQPQDQGRSSQEEGPSPVSSSRPSVRRLGLEHAAGRWAGERGYWHVDASFSWPGISSVNQLGGLFVNGRPLPLDTRQQIVRLAVSGMRPCDISRRLKVSNGCVSKILGRYYRTGALEPKGIGGSKPRLATPPVVARIAQLKGECPALFAWEIQRQLCAEGLCTQDKTPSVSSINRVLRGLQEDQRLPWTQLNLPAVLAPVPPTLHSGSEAPRGPHPGTSHRNRTIFSPGQAEALEKEFQRGQYPDSVARGKLAAATSLPEDTVRIWFSNRRAKWRRQEKLKWEMQFPGAAQGASLPSASPGIISAQQSPGSVSTAVLPALESLGLSSHPLCWGTASDAPPQACLQPCWGCLPPTAELSGFGAALPSLPFLPLPPAPVLVPLRPCSGLAPHCGAWDEGEGSEWKGDGVGSI